A stretch of Gemmatimonadota bacterium DNA encodes these proteins:
- a CDS encoding transglutaminase-like domain-containing protein, translating to SSRLQQAVFVPFRYRASLPAVVAVMLVAPAAPAADAVRHIAFTYSAMLDSLPAGVGPVHIFLPIATNTPHQQVLSREITASIPGELREEPGYGNLFWHGMVAESDGAPITVDIRCLVRRSGVSASADAAPEADRASLARFLAPNALVPVGGELIDPIADTIAPGEDSPRRIARAVYDYVIDHMVYSKEGAGWGAGNTSWACDARYGNCTDFHALFISLARARGIPARFEIGFPIPMDRSAGRVTGYHCWVNFHLPGAGWIPADASEARKHPGQRDFLFGNLRPDRIRFSVGRDLELGKGHTTGPLNFFIYPHVEVAGKIYEGVTTRFAFEERHATTP from the coding sequence GCTCTTCGCGCCTCCAACAGGCGGTCTTCGTGCCCTTTCGCTACCGCGCGTCACTTCCGGCGGTCGTCGCCGTCATGCTGGTGGCCCCTGCCGCCCCCGCCGCGGACGCCGTGCGCCACATCGCCTTCACCTACTCCGCCATGCTGGACTCCCTCCCCGCCGGAGTCGGCCCCGTCCATATCTTTCTCCCGATCGCGACGAACACTCCGCATCAGCAGGTTCTCTCCCGAGAGATCACCGCGTCCATTCCGGGCGAACTCCGCGAAGAACCCGGCTACGGAAACCTCTTCTGGCACGGAATGGTCGCGGAGTCAGACGGAGCGCCGATTACCGTGGACATCCGCTGCCTCGTCCGCAGAAGCGGCGTGTCCGCGTCGGCGGATGCCGCGCCGGAGGCGGACCGGGCCTCGCTTGCACGCTTTCTCGCGCCGAACGCGCTGGTCCCGGTCGGCGGGGAACTCATCGACCCCATTGCCGACACCATCGCACCCGGTGAAGACTCCCCGCGGAGAATCGCACGCGCGGTTTACGACTATGTCATCGACCACATGGTGTACTCAAAGGAGGGCGCCGGGTGGGGAGCCGGGAATACCTCCTGGGCCTGTGACGCACGCTACGGAAACTGCACCGACTTCCACGCGCTCTTCATTTCCCTCGCGCGGGCGCGGGGAATCCCGGCGCGGTTCGAGATCGGCTTTCCGATTCCCATGGACCGGTCCGCAGGCCGCGTCACGGGTTACCACTGCTGGGTGAACTTCCACCTTCCCGGCGCGGGCTGGATTCCCGCGGATGCCTCCGAAGCGCGCAAGCACCCCGGCCAGCGTGACTTCCTCTTCGGAAATCTCCGCCCGGACAGGATTCGCTTCTCCGTCGGCCGGGATCTGGAGCTTGGCAAGGGACACACCACGGGACCATTGAACTTCTTCATCTACCCGCATGTGGAAGTGGCCGGGAAGATCTACGAGGGCGTCACCACGCGGTTTGCGTTTGAGGAGCGACACGCGACCACCCCGTGA
- a CDS encoding sulfatase, whose protein sequence is MLHCRVLFSEERSVRCAVSSALSLITASAILASSCSRAPHEPPAAPGVIHLAERAAAALAERTEGAAGSIRTGLAWTFPADSAGWSAVAGEVSAADSSIVLSGGRKGAVLAGPRGCALRVGDVAEIEVRAELSDGEYFGVYWDPPDGEHARRVVAGLSRSVPGGATRSHGTRIRAAAGRMQVYRIAVPAAWDVDGEIDRVLLSAEWDGPSGALRVESLRIVTREELAASRTGGALRRAFGGIEAASVAFPAGMDASFSVRLPESGRLRFLVANEGRIPPGLRITAALPGAPAVVLHEGVPARPRAWEAAGADLAQFGGREIALVVTAGEGDGFVYWGAPVIAHGAGTLPPLVLYEIDTLRSDLLEPYGYPGRTSPALGAFSRRAVLFRECISASSWTRPAAASILTSRSGPAHGVQHEHATLPASIPTLAEVLRERGYFTVAFVTNPNAGRAAGLERGFDVVFEPGALFDRWRAVSPGGRIPSGWTRSDPSGTSEAIHTTFRDWIADRTDAPLFLYIHPNDPHAPYRPRAPFAAIPGMTRGDSSLRGTRAFARYARDIRAADHFFGRILAELEAQGVLNRAGVVVVADHGEEFREHGKMGHGNGLWAETLRVPLLVRLPGGEGGVLRTDRVTSLDILPTFAELAGARLPAGVEGRSLLREGDDRPIFAHLIRLEDRLKPEVLADEAVRGEVAMYAGGAKVIVRDYAGHGPADTLLIRPDEDPGEQVNLAVEEPARAAEMARQAVEWLTTLRGAAEPAGDRPVALDPESLERLRALGYVQ, encoded by the coding sequence ATGCTACACTGCCGCGTCCTGTTCTCCGAGGAGCGGTCCGTGCGTTGTGCGGTGTCATCGGCTCTGTCTCTCATCACCGCCTCCGCGATTCTCGCGTCGTCCTGCTCCCGCGCGCCTCACGAGCCGCCCGCCGCACCCGGCGTCATCCATCTGGCGGAGCGTGCCGCCGCCGCGCTTGCGGAGCGTACAGAAGGCGCCGCCGGGTCGATTCGCACGGGCCTTGCGTGGACCTTCCCGGCTGACTCCGCAGGCTGGTCCGCCGTTGCCGGAGAAGTGTCCGCCGCCGACTCCTCGATCGTTCTGAGCGGAGGGCGAAAGGGTGCTGTTCTGGCCGGGCCTCGTGGATGCGCCCTTCGAGTGGGGGATGTGGCTGAGATTGAAGTACGCGCGGAACTCTCCGACGGCGAGTACTTTGGCGTGTACTGGGATCCCCCCGACGGAGAGCACGCGCGCCGGGTCGTGGCCGGGCTTTCGCGAAGCGTCCCCGGCGGCGCGACGCGATCCCACGGCACCCGCATTCGAGCCGCCGCGGGCCGGATGCAGGTCTATCGCATTGCCGTTCCCGCCGCATGGGATGTGGACGGCGAAATCGACCGGGTTCTCCTCTCGGCGGAATGGGACGGCCCTTCCGGGGCGCTCCGGGTCGAGTCGCTCCGGATCGTCACCCGGGAAGAGTTGGCGGCTTCGCGGACCGGGGGCGCTCTCAGGCGCGCCTTCGGGGGCATCGAGGCCGCGTCGGTCGCGTTTCCGGCCGGAATGGACGCGTCGTTTTCGGTTCGCCTGCCCGAGTCGGGGCGACTGCGATTCCTGGTTGCGAACGAAGGGCGGATTCCGCCCGGACTTCGCATCACGGCGGCCCTTCCGGGCGCACCGGCGGTCGTCCTCCACGAGGGGGTCCCCGCACGCCCCCGCGCGTGGGAAGCGGCGGGCGCGGACCTCGCTCAGTTCGGCGGGCGGGAGATTGCGCTGGTCGTGACCGCCGGCGAAGGCGACGGCTTTGTCTACTGGGGCGCCCCGGTCATTGCGCACGGTGCGGGAACGCTCCCGCCTCTCGTTCTCTACGAGATCGACACGCTGCGTTCCGATCTTCTGGAGCCGTATGGCTACCCCGGACGAACCTCTCCCGCGCTGGGGGCATTCTCCCGGCGGGCCGTTCTCTTTCGCGAGTGCATCTCCGCCTCCAGTTGGACGCGTCCCGCAGCGGCGTCCATTCTGACCTCGCGATCCGGCCCGGCCCACGGCGTCCAGCACGAACACGCGACCCTCCCCGCGTCCATTCCCACCCTTGCCGAAGTTCTCCGGGAGCGCGGCTACTTCACGGTCGCCTTCGTGACCAACCCGAACGCGGGGCGCGCCGCCGGGCTGGAGCGGGGCTTCGATGTGGTCTTCGAACCCGGTGCGCTCTTCGATCGGTGGCGCGCGGTGTCGCCGGGGGGACGCATTCCATCGGGGTGGACACGGTCGGATCCCAGCGGCACGAGCGAGGCCATCCACACGACCTTCCGGGACTGGATCGCGGACCGGACGGACGCCCCGCTCTTTCTCTACATCCACCCGAACGATCCACACGCGCCGTATCGTCCGCGCGCACCCTTCGCGGCGATCCCGGGAATGACCCGCGGCGATTCGTCGCTTCGCGGAACGCGCGCATTCGCGAGGTACGCGAGAGACATCCGCGCGGCGGACCACTTCTTCGGGCGAATCCTCGCGGAACTGGAAGCGCAGGGGGTGCTGAATCGAGCGGGTGTGGTGGTCGTGGCCGACCATGGCGAGGAGTTCCGCGAACACGGAAAGATGGGGCACGGAAACGGGTTGTGGGCCGAGACGCTTCGCGTGCCGCTTCTTGTGCGCCTGCCCGGCGGGGAAGGCGGCGTTCTTCGGACGGATCGGGTCACCTCGCTCGACATTCTCCCGACCTTCGCGGAGCTGGCAGGCGCGAGACTTCCCGCGGGCGTCGAAGGGCGGAGTCTTCTTCGCGAGGGAGACGACCGGCCGATCTTCGCGCACCTGATTCGGCTGGAGGATCGGCTCAAGCCGGAAGTGCTCGCGGATGAGGCGGTTCGGGGAGAGGTGGCGATGTACGCGGGCGGGGCCAAGGTGATCGTCCGCGACTACGCCGGGCATGGACCGGCGGACACGCTGCTGATTCGCCCCGATGAGGATCCCGGCGAACAGGTGAATCTGGCGGTGGAAGAACCGGCGCGTGCGGCGGAGATGGCCCGGCAGGCCGTGGAGTGGCTCACCACCTTGCGAGGCGCGGCGGAACCCGCGGGAGACCGGCCGGTGGCGCTCGATCCGGAATCGCTGGAGAGGCTTCGTGCGCTCGGGTATGTGCAGTAG
- a CDS encoding DUF4236 domain-containing protein → MGFRFWRRIRIAPGVTLNLSKSILQGKLSVSVGPRAAKATFGPHGLRATGGLTGTGLFYTVKKRRGKKKRAGAGERTCAPDSATSPSLPPEPTTASESEQQEIREHFDDLSAPPEEAALVNGLRELALGNREAARHDLERAAGMADGAYVAGALALEEGRWEDAVALLARALEGESNLGFHLGKYGLDAALEIGVTEEVSALIRPCRRGVLLALAEAYQELDRMDEAIEALEDLRAESPEDVIIRLSIADLLLDAEEPSRVNLRRVVELGEGVENESSAHGNLLLFKARALRLLGMPDPARRLLSLVLRRKKDRPPELLLALRYERALCSEALGKPRELRADLEHIFSECSGYEDVAERLELD, encoded by the coding sequence GTGGGATTTCGATTCTGGAGGCGTATACGGATTGCGCCCGGTGTCACGCTGAACCTCAGCAAGAGCATCCTGCAGGGGAAGCTGTCGGTCTCCGTCGGGCCGAGGGCCGCGAAGGCGACATTCGGGCCACACGGCCTCCGGGCTACCGGCGGACTGACGGGAACGGGGCTCTTCTACACGGTGAAGAAGCGCCGGGGCAAGAAGAAGCGAGCCGGGGCGGGTGAGCGCACATGCGCCCCGGATTCCGCAACCTCACCTTCTCTTCCTCCGGAGCCGACGACCGCCTCGGAGTCGGAGCAGCAGGAGATTCGGGAACACTTCGACGACCTCTCCGCACCGCCCGAAGAGGCGGCGCTGGTGAACGGCCTGCGCGAGCTGGCTCTGGGGAATCGGGAGGCTGCGCGTCATGATCTTGAACGGGCCGCCGGGATGGCTGACGGAGCCTATGTTGCCGGAGCGCTGGCGCTGGAAGAGGGGCGCTGGGAAGACGCGGTCGCTCTTCTTGCCCGCGCGCTGGAAGGGGAGTCGAACCTCGGCTTCCACCTCGGCAAGTACGGACTGGACGCGGCGCTTGAGATCGGTGTGACGGAAGAGGTGAGCGCGCTCATTCGTCCCTGTCGGCGGGGTGTCCTCCTGGCTCTTGCGGAGGCGTATCAGGAGCTGGACCGGATGGACGAGGCGATCGAGGCACTGGAGGACCTTCGCGCGGAATCCCCGGAGGATGTCATCATCCGCCTGTCGATTGCGGACCTCCTGCTGGATGCGGAGGAACCGTCCCGAGTGAATCTGCGTCGGGTTGTGGAACTCGGGGAAGGCGTCGAAAACGAATCATCCGCTCACGGGAATCTCCTGCTCTTCAAGGCGCGCGCACTGCGTCTTCTGGGAATGCCGGACCCGGCGCGGCGGCTGTTGTCGCTGGTGCTCCGCCGCAAGAAGGACCGTCCGCCGGAACTCCTCCTGGCGCTCCGTTACGAGCGCGCCCTCTGCAGCGAGGCACTGGGAAAGCCGCGGGAACTTCGCGCGGATCTGGAACACATCTTCTCGGAGTGCTCCGGGTATGAGGATGTCGCGGAGCGACTGGAGCTCGACTGA